A window of Glycine soja cultivar W05 chromosome 13, ASM419377v2, whole genome shotgun sequence genomic DNA:
TGATCACACCCTAGCTCTTTGATCTGAACGTTCCTTTCCCTTCACATACAAAATTATCAACTATATATGACGGCTTTAAAAAATTGCATTCTGTCTTTTGCAATGTATATGAATCCAAGCTATAGCCATCACACACCATCTCTCATGAACGTATATATAGGAGTACGTTACCTTATGTCAATGTAACCAATCAATTGATTAAGATATGACACAATATTATACACACACCCTGCTCTCATTCACCAATATCATGCAAAAGCCTTAGCAATATTTTTCCATTGCACCCCATGGATGGCGTCTTCACCCTCCCTAAAGCCGCCAGAGCTGATTTTTTTCGCTCTCTGGTGCAATCTTTTGGCTGCACTTACGTTTGTCTGTGGCAATATGACTCCAATTTATCaaagtatataatatatatacttaaGACTACTAAGTAATTAACACGTCATTTGATAGTTTATTTCTGATCGATTTCTGATTTCAgtcttgtttttaatatttcttgGTAGTTTGTTCTTCTTTGATGGTTACTGCGATGTAACGAACAACCAACCAAGCTCTTATTTAGGGAGTGTAGCTGAAAGGCTTTTTCACCAATATCGGGCTTTAACGTTTGATGTCAATCACGAGTAAGGCTAATAGCCTACTTGTtctctaattattattttttatttaaattaacatgATTGGTACGTTTACATTTAAAGTTCGGTACCGTACTTCAGCGTGTAAATGTTGTCTTATTCATCATCTTTCTTTCCTATAATtggttttacttttctttttgtttttttagatgTGTACCTGGAGTCGCTTTCAGGAATCAGCTTCCCTACATTGAGCTGCAACTATTGGATCTTCTAAGACTGACTTCGACAGAAATACAAACACAATTCTTTCAAGTaatcaatttgaaaataatgatgtctaaaaaacaaaaataatgatgaaAGGAATTAATTTTTGTCTAAAGTAACttgttatttatgtttttacagGAAGCAAGGATTGAGGTATAGTTTCATGGTGGAAAAAAAAGCTGGAAACCTTTAATCAGTAATCCCGTCCTAAATCATAATTAATCTGTATTTGCTCTTTATCGCAGATTGCTGTTTTCATGGGGTGCAAAAACGGAGAAATTGAGCTTGGGTTCTCCAACATTTCTCAAGTAATTAAGAAAACTATACTACCTTCATCATCATTTTGCTTCATGTCATTATCCACGGGTAGCCCTGATCAATGTTCATCATCACTATTACTCAGTAGTATTCCGGGTACTTCCCAGTTCCATTTTCCTCAAACCCTTCCCACACAAACACACCAACAACAAAGCATCCAAGAAATAGATTTAGCTCCTGTCATTCCAAGTTATTTTCCCACACCAGATGGTGAACATGAAGCAATAGTAAGAGCACTTATGAGTGTTATGTCtccactttcttcttcttcttcaacttcTCAGCAGCATCAACCCCGCCAAATTTTGCCTAATTATACTTCAATAGTACATCCAGGAGCCACCGCTTTCAATACATATAGACCAGATACAATGAACCCTAATATAACACCCTACATGGGATCCAATTTTCGCAGGCAAAGCCCACAGAATAGATCATTTGCATTCTTTACAAACTTAAATTTGATGAGAATGAGAGAACTCGTTAGTCAACCTGCATCCCGTCCCATTAGTACCCAACACCAGCAGCATCATATGATAACAGAGCGAAGAAGGCGCGAAAAACTCAATGAGAGTTTTCAGGCACTTAGAGCTCTTCTTCCTCCAGGAActaaggtatatatatatatcaaacatcatttcaacatttttcttataattcagCAATTCAATGCTTATAGCTTTTTcataaaatcatgaatcatacgtattattattacaaacaaacaaaaaaataatgtaaactaaataaaaaaaattggtgtcCTCTAAATATGAAATCCTAGGTGGTCGTCCACCTTGTGCTGAAGACCACCACTgcaattatacaaaaaaaaatcatatatttgtttttttggttgaaCCCGATTAAGAGGTGTGAACTTTGGATGGTTTAATTAGAAAGCCAAAGGGACGATCCTTACAACAGCAAAGGATACAATGAGATCATTGATGGATGAAATTGAAAAGATTAACTTGAGAAATCAGCAGCTGATGGCAGTTTTATCAGCAAAAGAAACTACAGTGTCAGCTACTAGTActaaagaaaacaaagctaaACCTAGCAGTAGCTCCTCAAATGAAAGATTGAATGTTCTTGTTTCGGCCGTGTTGGAATCGAGTTCATTATCAGAAGAGCGAATGGTGGACGTGCAAGTGACACTGAGAGGAGAAAGTTCTCGAGTTGATGTATTGATTCGGCTATTGGAATTCTTAGAAAGGGTTCAGAACGTAAACTTGGTTTCCATGTACGCAAACAACCATATTATAGGAGGGACAACCATTAACCAATTAACCTTCAGACTGAGGATTATTGAGGTATGTAGTAGTTCAtgttaaaacattatttttacgTGTGTAGGGTTACTTGTTATCTAGCTAGTAACCACCATGtgcttatattttaaattatatattatccattaaaataaaaattgcaatgAAGTAACGATAAgctttaatttgtataaattttataaacttaatttattgtatacgaaattttaattaacgcgtttaattggttaaatttatacttaaaaaaaactatttagtgTAAGTGTACAAATTTGATCACACTGGTATCAAACACTTGCTTTGGTTAAACCAAAAGTACTTCAACTCTGATTAACCTTGTTCCAGTAAATGTTTAGAGTTGAGTAGGATAAGATGGGGAATACAGTGGAAATATTGAGcgtgaaaaataagaaaactagtGAAAATTAACtcacattttttatactttcatctCTTAATCAATACACTTTTTGACAGTGATTTGCACAGCTGGTTTAACCATGACAATGACACCTAGTCTGTACTATCATCACGACAGAGTTAATCGATCTCAATTAAATCTAGAAGAAGTATCAGCTTTATAATATAGCAGTATCGAAGATATTTTCCCCTTTATTATATTGAGATGAAAAAATCGATATCAAGCATTCATATGATATAATTATGGTTCAACAGCTGAAAGAAGACGCTCAGAAGGTCCAATTGTAAAGGATGTGGTTTGATTTGGTCTCTGTATTAACtaatttctaatataatttGCTGGTACCAAGACTCTAAATTCCTTCCCTCCCCCAAACACCACAAccgcattaaaaaaaaaaaactctagtaTGGTTTtccatattttaagaaaattcctTCGACAAAACATactattaaactaaatttttaaaagtatttgaaTAAATTCAAGATATATCTGTTATGGGAAGGGAGGTTACAGGTTGTATAGATTCGTATTCCAATAATGGCATTGTGTAGTTGGGGAGGTTTCCTTTTTGGGGAGAAGTATACAGAATTTAATTGTGGTTCTGTTTTTGTTATGGATTGAGTACCCTTATACCCTTATACTCTTTTCCAATAATGGATTttatttgctgataaaaaaattattaaaaaatataaaactgtaaataaataaagagttgAACCTAATTATATAGAGATAATGTTGCCATCAATCAGCATCACTTTTTCCTTGAGGGTACCCATAGAAGACATGGCCAATTATTCAAAAGACAACAACCCAAAAATTAAAGGTGAACGCTTTAACTGTTTTGACTGAAGATGAAGGAAGAATAATCGTCTCTGTGTTTGTTTGCTTTTCATTGCAGGGCAATGAATGGGACGAGCATGCCTTGGAGGAAGCAGTTAGAAGAGTGGTTGCTGACACAATACAGTGGAAACCACTGGACCAATAATCTATATATCCACGCCAGCTGTTCGTGTTTGTGTTCATGTTCATGATTAATCTACCACTTGATAGAGAGAATATTTTGAGGATTATTAATTGTAAGTTTTAAGTTATCGATTTTTCTTTGTCGAAAATGGGTACGGAGGAGGGAGGACACCAGCTCTGACTCAAGTTTAGAAGTCAAAGTATTAATGGGTAATTAattcatgcttctttttttttctttttcttgacaAGAGGTGATTGAATTCATGTTGATTGTTGAATAAGTAAAAATCAAGATAAAATATGAGATTTTATGTAAATGTTCATAtgtttaatttcatattaaagaattgtttttaactttaaattaaaataattttggataGTTTTTATATTGGACTAAAAAGTTTATAACGAGTtccatattattatattattttattttggaataaaacatctaaaaaaatttaaaattatttttaaataatcaatttcatccaaatttaattttttaaaggaaaaaaaatattttaagtttggttttccttttacttatttatttacttttattttcttctttaaaatatCTACACCCAATCATAGAGAAAGAAGGTTGAGGTcataatctctttttctttcttaccaGGGCATTCACATGAAATACTTACCACGCATAcaaagtaaatatatttttttatatgatttatttcatactcaaaatcaatatttaaactttaaattatttaattaaaaaatataagttattattattaatatcaaCCCGTGTTAGTCTGAGTGTCTAAGACTAAAAGAACAAATTTTACTATGGACTCAATttaattctataattttaaGGATTCATTTAAGAAAAGGATCGAGACTACCCAATGATGGGATTCATAGTGAAACTTCTTCACATGAACTTACttttagaataaattacattcaagtttaataattttacatttaatttacacttaaaattcttgtttttttttaccttacaTAAATTTCTTCTAATTTATGTAATAATATTACAACCAACAAATGTTGTCAAATGTGATAATAgggattaataattaataataatataataaatttcgaTCAATTTATCAAATAGATATCTATttgattatttcaaaaatattattattgaaaattttagtaaagtaactaataataattatgaatctcatatttttaaatgaatgtcTAATTCTAGATTAAAAGAATGGTTACTTATAATCATTCGGTTCGATTTAGTTCTACCAATTCTTTATGAATAAATggattgtttatttaaaaaaatgaaaattttcattttttgttcctTAACAAAATGATTCAGGGTTCAAATCCTATCTAATCCTtgagtataaaataaattatgttaaaacaaaaatattcatcTTGTGTGCTCAAGTGAAGATTATTTTGTACCAATATCATAGTCAACacaataaaatgtaataatattacctccatatatttttttagcaaaGATTTCTTTTGATTCTTATTATGTTAtatgcattaattttttatcaacaaaggttaatttattactttttgttagaaatatcaatcataataattaaaGGTGTTAAAGACTCAATCTGTTATAgaattcatttgttttttttatgaacttCATTACAAGTTGTAACTTTAACACCTTTTTATAGGATATTTATGGTGAATTTTTTACcccaataatataaataaaatatatatttacccAATTAATACAAGTCAACTATTATTTACATCCATGATACATATTACTGTTCATAGGTGAAAAATTGGTTCCCCAAACC
This region includes:
- the LOC114381202 gene encoding putative transcription factor bHLH041 — translated: MDGVFTLPKAARADFFRSLVQSFGCTYVCLWQYDSNLSNLFFFDGYCDVTNNQPSSYLGSVAERLFHQYRALTFDVNHECVPGVAFRNQLPYIELQLLDLLRLTSTEIQTQFFQEARIEIAVFMGCKNGEIELGFSNISQVIKKTILPSSSFCFMSLSTGSPDQCSSSLLLSSIPGTSQFHFPQTLPTQTHQQQSIQEIDLAPVIPSYFPTPDGEHEAIVRALMSVMSPLSSSSSTSQQHQPRQILPNYTSIVHPGATAFNTYRPDTMNPNITPYMGSNFRRQSPQNRSFAFFTNLNLMRMRELVSQPASRPISTQHQQHHMITERRRREKLNESFQALRALLPPGTKKAKGTILTTAKDTMRSLMDEIEKINLRNQQLMAVLSAKETTVSATSTKENKAKPSSSSSNERLNVLVSAVLESSSLSEERMVDVQVTLRGESSRVDVLIRLLEFLERVQNVNLVSMYANNHIIGGTTINQLTFRLRIIEGNEWDEHALEEAVRRVVADTIQWKPLDQ